A genomic stretch from Cydia amplana chromosome 1, ilCydAmpl1.1, whole genome shotgun sequence includes:
- the LOC134650776 gene encoding ELAV-like protein 1, with translation MMANSLDTVNANQPTQNGSKVQPSNNESKTNLIVNYLPQTMTQEEIRSLFSSVGEVESCKLIRDKVTVFPDHILNGQSLGYAFVNYHKAEDAEKAVNTLNGLRLQNKIIKVSYARPSSDAIKGANLYVSGLPKHMTQQELEKLFGPYGSIISSRILHENVNVGHLLQGGGDGETIQGPSRGVAFIRYDQRCEAEAAIRELNGTVPPGGTGPMTVKCANNPSNQNKALAPLAAYLAPTSTRRFVGPAGKALLAINKGLQRFSPLADPLIQGNALGGSGWCIFVYNIGADTEESILWQLFGPFGAVQSVKIIRDPTTNKCKGYGFVTMTNYDEAVVAIQSLNGYSLNGQVLQVSFKTNKSKS, from the coding sequence ATGATGGCTAATTCACTTGACACCGTTAACGCGAATCAACCCACGCAAAATGGAAGCAAGGTGCAGCCGAGCAATAACGAGTCGAAGACCAACCTTATAGTGAACTACTTGCCACAGACGATGACGCAGGAGGAGATCAGGTCACTGTTCTCGAGCGTCGGCGAAGTAGAAAGTTGCAAGTTGATAAGAGACAAAGTGACCGTATTCCCCGACCACATCCTGAACGGACAAAGTCTCGGATACGCCTTTGTCAACTACCACAAGGCGGAGGACGCAGAGAAAGCGGTCAACACACTGAACGGCTTGAGATTACAGAACAAGATCATCAAAGTTTCGTACGCGCGGCCCAGCTCCGACGCTATCAAAGGCGCTAACTTGTATGTGTCCGGGCTGCCCAAGCACATGACGCAGCAGGAGCTAGAAAAGCTGTTCGGGCCTTACGGCTCCATCATCAGCTCGCGCATCCTGCACGAGAACGTGAACGTCGGCCACCTGCTGCAGGGCGGCGGCGACGGCGAGACCATCCAAGGACCGTCGCGCGGCGTCGCCTTCATCCGGTACGACCAGCGTTGCGAAGCCGAAGCCGCCATTCGCGAGCTCAATGGCACCGTGCCGCCTGGAGGGACGGGGCCTATGACTGTCAAGTGCGCTAACAACCCCAGCAACCAGAACAAAGCCCTCGCCCCTCTGGCCGCATACCTGGCACCGACGTCCACACGCCGCTTCGTTGGACCTGCAGGCAAGGCTCTCCTAGCCATCAACAAAGGTTTGCAGAGATTTTCTCCCCTAGCCGACCCCCTGATTCAAGGTAATGCTCTAGGAGGCTCAGGTTGGTGCATTTTCGTGTACAACATTGGGGCTGACACAGAGGAAAGCATCCTGTGGCAGCTCTTTGGCCCGTTCGGTGCCGTCCAGAGTGTTAAAATTATAAGAGATCCCACCACCAACAAGTGCAAAGGTTATGGATTTGTGACCATGACCAACTACGATGAGGCAGTGGTGGCCATCCAGTCACTCAATGGCTACTCATTGAATGGCCAGGTGCTCCAGGTCAGCTTCAAAACGAATAAGAGTAAATCTTAA